The genomic window AATGCACCCGAAATTTTAGCTAAGGCTGCCGCTAAAGCCGATATTCCCTATACATTAAGCACCGTATCCACCAGTAGTATCGAACGAATTGCCGAAGTATCTGAAGGAAAAGCATGGTTTCAATTGTACCATCCTACGGAGAATAGCTTGAGGGATGATATCTTAAATCGCTTAAAAGCTGTTGAATGCCCGGTATTAGTTGTTCTGGTAGATGTGCCTGCATTTGGTTTACGATATAAAGAAATCAAGAGTGGTTTGTCCATTCCACCAAAAATGTCAATCAATAATATCTTACAGGCTTTTGCCCGTCCGCTGTGGGGAATTAAAACCCTACAACATGGAATTCCATCGTTTGCTACCTTAAAGCCTTACATGGAAAAAGGAATGGATATGTCGCAACTTGGGCAGTTCATGAACAAAACATTTACCGGTAAGGTTGATATTGAAAAGGTTGCTGCCATTCGTGATCTTTGGAAAGGACCTTTAGTACTGAAGGGAATCGCGACTGATGAAGATATGCAAGCTGCTATCCAAATCGGTGCCGATGGAGTGATTGTTTCCAATCATGGCGGCAGACAAATCGACGCAGGCGAATCCTCAATCAATTCACTGATCAAATTGGCGAACAATCCACTATACATATCAAAATTGAAGATCATGTTAGATGGTGGTATCCGTTCAGGCGTTGATTTAGCAAGAGCACATGCCGTTGGATCTGAATTCAACTTTATGGGCCGGCCTTTTATGTATGGAGTTGGCGCTTTAGGTAATGAAGGAGGCGATCATACCATCAATATGTTCAAAACTCATTTATACCAGATCATGCAACAATTAACCATTGAGAAAATAACGCAATTTCCTGATCGGTTATTAAATCCTTAAAGCCGAATTTGCAAATAAAAGAAACAAAAAAAGCAAGACTAGAAGTCTTGCTTTTTTTTGTTTGAAATTTTATAGATAATCTTAGTCAATTTTCTGAAGTATTGTTATTTCAAAAACTTGTATGTTGTACTCGTTTTATAAGTTTCACCTGGTTTAAGCACTGTCGATGCAAAATTTGCATGATTTGGTGCATCAGGAAAATGTTGTGTTTCTAAGCAGAAAGCTGAACGGTGAGGATATGATTTCCCACCTTTACCGTCTTTATCAGCACCCGTTAAGAAATTACCACTGTAAAACTGTAATCCTGGCTCGGTGGTATAAACTTCCATTGTTATTCCTGTAACCGGACTTTTAACGGTTGCAATAGCCGTTTTGCCATCATGGTGGGTCAATACAAAATTATGATCGTAACCTTTGCCGAACTTTAACTGCTGATCATTTTCTTCGATCGATTTTCCGATGGTTTTCGCTTTATTGAAATCAAATGCTGTTCCAGCTACGGGAGTTAATTTCCCGGTTGGAATCAGGGTAGAATCTACTGGCGTGTATGCATTTGCATCAATCGTTAGTTCATGATCCAAAATCGTGTTGTTTCCCTCACCATTTAGGTTGAAATAAGCATGATTGGTTAAATTTACAACCGTCGTTTTATCAGTAGTAGCTAAATAATCAATCTGTAAAGCATTATCATCAGTTAAGGTATAAGTTACCTTAACATCTAATTTTCCTGGATAACCTGCTTCGCCGTCATTTGAAACATAACTCAACTCTAATTTTTGTCCATCTAATTGTTTAGCATCCCAAACTTTCGAGAAAAAGCCATCTGTACCACCGTGGAGGGTATTAACACCGTCATTAAGCTGTAGCGTATATTCTTTTCCTTCGAGCGTAAATTTACCTTTACCAATGCGGTTTCCGTATCTACCAATTAAGGCACCAAAAAACGGCTCACCTTTTTTGCGGTACGAACCCACACTATCATAGCCTAAAACCACATCTGTTAACTTATTATTTTTATCTGGAACTAAAAGCGATACTACCCTACCTCCGTAATTGGTAATGGAAACTGAAGCACCTTGTTTGTTTTTTAAAGTATAAAGTTTCACACTTTTCCCATCGATGGTAGTGGTGTATTTTGACGAATCAGTTCCCTCAGTTGTTTGTGTCCCTTTATCTGATTTTTGGTTACAAGAAGTAAAAGCTACAGCTAAACACAATGTAGCGAAGGGCAAAGCCTTAAGAAATATTTTTTTCATGGATTAAAAATTTGAGGAAGCAGACCTGCAATTGCACACAAAATTAGATACGGCTTCATATTGATTTATTTTTGGTTAAGGCTAATGTAGGAAAAAATTATTAACGTTAAAGTAACGATTATACTTATTTTTTCATAATATCGGTGAGGATTCTCAACAGTAAAAAAAATCACATAATTTAGCAGCCATATGCATAATTTAAATTTCAAGCCAAAAGCTTTTCTTTTTGATTTGAACGGCACTATGATTAACGATATGGAATACCATACCTTGGCCTGGTACAGCATCATGACAGAAGATTTAGGCGCCAAACTTGATTACGAAAACGTAAAAAAGGAAATGTATGGTAAAAACCACGAAGTTTTAGAACGCGTTTTCGGAAAAGATAAATTTAACGCCGAAGAAATAGAACGCCTTTCTATTGATAAAGAGAAGCGCTATCAGGAAGGCTACATGCCGCATTTAGCACTAATTGATGGACTCGATCGCTTTTTGGAACGCGCAAAAGAGGCTAACATTCCAATGGCGATCGGATCTGCGGCGATACCTTTTAATATAGACTTTGTGGTAGATGGATTGAATATCCGTCGTTACTTGGATGCAATTGTGAGTGCAGATGATGTAAAAACAAGCAAGCCAGATCCTGAAACTTTTTTAAAGGCAGCGGCAGCATTAAATGTTGCACCGGCAGATTGTCTGGTTTTCGAAGACGCACCAAAAGGTGTAGAATCAGCTTTAAATGGGGGCATGCCTTGTATTGTATTAACCACAACACATACTATCGAAGAATTTGAAGGTTATCCGAATATCTTGGGTTATATTACAGATTATAACGATGCTAAATTAAATACGCTATTTTAACATGGGAAAATATTTAAATCAAAAACCTGTTCTTGTTGCAGTAGACTGCATTATTTTTGGTTATGACGGCGATCAGCTAAAACTTTTGGTAATAAAAAGAGCAATAGAACCTGTAAAAGATAAATGGAGTTTAATGGGTGGTTTTATCGGTGAACATGAAGATCTTGATGGTGCCGCCAAAAGGATTTTATTGGAATTAACAGGATTACACGATGTTTACCTGGAGCAACTTCATGCTTATGGCAGTCCTGATCGGGATCCTATCGAACGTACGGTTTCGGTAGTTTACTTTGCACTGATCGATATTAATAAATACAGTAAACAGATCAATGATCAGTACCATGCCGAGTGGTTTAAGCTAAAAGAAGTTCCCGAATTAATTTTCGACCACGATATGATGGTTAAGGCCGCTATGGATAAAATCCGTTATCAGGCAGCCCTTCATCCTATTTTATTTGAGCTTTTACCAAAACGGTTTACTATACCGCAATTGCAGGCTTTATACGAGCAGGTTTATGATTCGCCGATAGATAACCGGAACTTTATCCGTAAGATTACAGCCAGTGGATTGTTAATTAAACAAGCCGACAAGGACAAATCAAGCTCCCGCCGTGGGGCCTTTTATTTTAAACTGGACAAAAACAAACACAAGGCACAGTTTCAGTCTTTTCTCAATTTTATCCCAAAAGCGAGTGAATAGGCAATGATTTGAAAAAATGTTACCCATTTAAAAATAAATTTTAAAATTCTTTCTGGGCTTACAAAATTTAAAATCAACCAGTTAGAAGGGCCAATTTTACATGAACTAAAAAACAATAAAAACATTTTCAAAAAATATTTGCAAGAAAAGGATAAATCCCTATATTTGCACCTCCTTAAACAAAAGGAAATGATTCCGTAGCTCAGCTGGTAGAGCATTACACTTTTAATGTAGTGGTCCTGGGTTCGAATCCCAGCGGGATCACAGAAGATAGTATCAAAACTACATAAAAGCTTGCAAATCAAATGATTGCAAGCTTTTTTGTTTTAGTCAAAAATCTAAAACACTCACCGATTCTCATATTAAAAGTGTGTAATTCGGTGAGTAATTTAGGTACTAAAAGAACTCACCAAATTATTTATAATCACTTGTTTAACAAGTCGTTCGGCCATCGAACATCTTGACGTTTTCAGACTGCAGGGCTAATTTTGGATCAATACCAAAACTTGTGGAGTAGTCATTTTTTAAGCATACAGTTGAGTTAGCCTGTATAGCAAAAATTTTATACATTTCACTCCTCGGAATTGGGATCTGAATGCTTTGATTTTGGCATTGAAAGATTCGGCAGAAGCATTTGTAGATCTGTTATCAAAATAGTTTAGAATGGTAGGATAGTGATTCTGAATTGACCTGGCAATCGTATTGAAAGCCTTAAAGGCGGACTGTCTTACTTTTTCATGCCATTTAGCTAATTTGGCCAGGCCAAATACTTTTTCAGTGGTTTTATCAAATATGTGGCTGAGTGGAGATTTCGCAAATAGTATCCACTCCATTCCGTTCCAAACTAGACACCCGAACATCTACCCTTCATTTCAAAGGATGCCTAAGCCATTAGGCTAAATGTATTCAGATCGAAAGATTCAACCTGTCCTTTTTTTAAAGAAGCTTTTTTAGCTTTAGTATTTTGACCTATGATGTATGGGTTCCAGGGCTGTTTTTATGGCCCAGTAGACATTTAGGAGCCAAACCTGGGTCAATCAGGCCATTTAGAAAGATACGCCATCTATGTTCTTCTGAATTCTGCAATTAAACGCAGTTAGAAGCCGCCTGTTTCATTTTGACTATTGAAACAATCGATTAATCTCAAATACTTTTCGGACAGCTAAAAACGCTTTAAAATAAGCCGACAGGCCACTTTTAAGCGAAATGGAGTGAACAATTTGAGGCGTAATGTAAGCGTGCATTAGCGGTGAGAAGGTGACCATATATCGAATAATCTCCATTTAATACTCTTAAAGTTCTTATTTTACTAATAGATGAGATGCTGTAATAAAAATCCATAACGAAATTTCACCTATATATCATGGATTTTGGCCTATGTATATAAACGGCGATGATGCGATTTGTTATCATACTTAAAAAACATACATTTAAGTTTTATCTCATATCTTAATTAACTCTTAAATCTGCATGTTATCCAAACAAACATCAAAGCTCTCTGTAATTAGCTTGTGCCTCATCCTTGGGATATTAGCTTTTTTTAATTCCTGCAAAAAAAACCCAAAACCAGAAGATCCGATAGCGAGTGCCAAAGACTGGTACTTAAATGACAATGTAAATGGCAATACCATACTTCAATCAAGTAAGGGTACTAGACAAGTGATCAAGCAAGATGTAGACTGGAGTACCGCAAGGACATTCAAGCTTGATGACGGAAGCGATGTGGTAAGTGTTCCTGTAAAAATGGTTTTAGGCGAAGGAGCGCTTGGAGGAAGCTATATGCTCCTAATCGACAAATTTAAAAGTAACTATCGGGTGCAAGTAGCTTTTAGCCCTGAAAAAGAGTACTTTAACGATCGTATCAGTGATAATGGGATGATAGCTGTCTATAAACAGACTACCAACAATAATCTTATGTATGTTCCGCGTAAAAATAACAAAGATAAACTGATGGCCATTACCTGCACCAGCTGGTATCTGACAACAACTTATTATGATTATAATGGATAAGTACTCGGCAGCACATCAAGATACCTTTTTCAGTCTTGTAGCGGTGATCTGGGAGACTATCCAGAACCAGACCACGGCGGGCCAACAGATTGCCAGGGAGTAGTGGCAGGAGGAGCTTATCCGACTGATTGTGGCTGCATTGGAGGAACTACTGGAATAACTGAATGTCCCTTGAGGGAAATTATAGATAGTGTCACCAATCCTTGCATTAAAACCCAGGTTGCTTTGGCAGGCTCTGCTCAGACAACTATCAGAAATATAATGAGAGAAGTTTTTGGTGGCCCAAGTGAGGTTGAAAGTTTAAATTTAACATTCAAAGATGTTACCAATTTGCCGAATACCACTTCTGGAGATGCCAAAAGATGGAGTGCCACCAATAATGATTTTGAAATCCGATTGAATCAGAACACACTAAAGGTTTCTTCAAAGGAATATATTTTAAGCACAGTTTACCACGAGATTTTGCATGCGTATATGTTCAGTAAATTAACTCCCGGTCCAGATGGAAGATACAATATTACCTCCCAGCATGAAGATATGGCAAATAAATATGTAATTTTAATGACGGGTGCATTGAAAATTGCTTTCCCGAACATCAGTGATCAGGAAGCTTGGGGACTTAGCTGGGGAGGACTGGAAGATACAAATCTTTATACAACAAAATTAACACAGGCACAGAGGGATGCAATAAGCGAAACCAACAGACGGCATACCCACGAAACAGCTACTGACAAACAGGGAACATATTGCAATTAACTATGAAATATTTATTATTTATTTTTATTATGCTACTGAGTAGCATAACATTTGGGCAGAAAACACCTAAGTTGCCTATGTTTATAAGCAGTTGTGTAGTTAAGGGTACCAAAGGAGATGCTTATGAGAATACAAAAAAGAATTTTGCACACTTTTTTGCAATAGCGTTATCTTTTGATGCAGCGGGAAAAATTGATACCCTGTACTATTCAAGCAAGTTGAATCCCGAAACAAAAAAAATATATGCGCTTGACAGTTCTTTATTAAAAAGAATTAAAACTTACAACCTTAATTTTAAAGAATATACATCTAAGCTAGTACTTTTTTCTTATTACTGTTACAATTCGACAGATGATTCCGTAGATTATGAAAATGGGTTTTTAAATAGCGTAGGAAATTTAATTCCTGAAGCAGTTTATGAAAAACCTCTAATCGTGTTGAAACCTATAGTTGACACCAGTCTACCATCTGCACACGGAAAAATTAAATAGTTTTCTTATCGAACCTTCTATTCGTTAATATTTTTCTTCTGACACTTTATGTAGTTTTTTATGTTAAAACAGATTCTTTCTAGGGATATTCTTGTAATTAAGTGTAAAAAATTTGGCAAGAATAACAGATCAATGAAAAAAATAGTACTGTAACCCCATTTCACATTAAAGTGACTATCTGTTTTGGGGCAAACTGGCCGTTCTGATCTTTCGATCAGCTTTTTTCACGGGTTGCTTTCGGGAATTATCTTTCAATTTCTGCATAAAATAAAGGCTCATGGGAGTATATCTACAATTTAGGGTGGACTATCATTTCGCTGTTTTGAAGGGGTTGTGGCGTTTTTTAAGCGTTCTAGTACCTGCGGATGGATTTTGATCGTTAGAAAGGTTTGAATTGAGGATAAATCCGGAAGTAATATGGATTAAACCGAAAAGTCCTGAGGAAAATGGACTTGGATCCGAAGTGTTATTTGTTCAGAGGAAAAGGAACTTAGGTGTGCATCATCCGGTAATCAAATTGGAGGCCAGTTTGGCCCGAAACAGAGAGGTTACTTTCACCGAAATACACTACGAGCTTATTGACCGGATTTTACCGAATTTAACTAACCTCTATGAGATTAATCAAAAAGCCAACATTACACAGAAGCATACCCTGATAAGGGGGGCAAAGATAATCTGATATAGGGTGATGGCATGTTTAGAACCGCTTTTATTGACTCAACGTTTAATGATAACATATTGAAAGTCAAGTAAAAATGGCTGGTTTTTAATGAGCAACCCTTTAAGGTTTTGGGCTTGAGCCTGGTTAGTACTCAGTGCCGGAGTCGAACCGCGCAGTGATTAGTAGCTTAAATTCCTTCCAATTTTAAAAGAGAATGATTATATTTACACTATAGCAATTGCAGCTAAAACGTATTGAGAATGATGGTGAGCGATTAGGTGAGTAAAAATTGAAAAACCCATTAATACTATTCAAACGCTGATTTTAGCACTAGGTGCAAATCCCAGCGGGATCACAGAAAGCCTCACAGAAATGTGAGGCTTTTTTGTTTTATTCCAGCTAGGATTCGAACAGAAGCGCCGGCTGGGTTCGATTTGTAAAAGGCTCAGGGCCGAGTTCGGGATTTTGCAGGGCTGAGGCAATCAGAGCGAGATTACAGATAACAGTATCAAAGAGACTTAAAGCCTTGCAATCAAATGATTGCAAGGCTTTGTTTTTGGTGGATATATTAAAAATGGCAATAAACAAGTACATTCAAAAACAAATAAATAATAAATATTTATTGATAATCAATAAATATTTATTATTATTGCCCTGTAAATTAAACAAACCATGACAACATCAAAATCAATTCTTAAAAGAATATCACAGGCTGTAAACGTCATATGGTATTTAGAAATCATTGCAGGTATAATATTTATAGCAGCTTTTTTAGCATCAGCAAATATTAGAAAGCAATTTATGCTAATGCTGCCTGTAGATTTTGCGCAGCTTAATTTAAGGAAAATAGAGTCGCTCAACCGCAATTTTGAGAATGCGAGACTAGACGGTTATTCTGGAACATTGGTTTTTCATATTGAATCAAATTGGAAAAACATCGCTGGCATGACGGGTGTATATATTTTACTTATAGGAATTTTAATTTTTATAACTTATCATGTAAGGCAAATCTTTAAGAACTTCGAGAATAACCTGCATTTTATCAATAATAATATCATTCACCTTAGATTGATTGCTGGAATTATCACTATAATGCCCATCGTGCAAATTGTATTAATGCTGGTAGCAAATCATGTAATTGAGGATAACTTAAAACTTGTGCCTTTCCTTAATTTATCAACATCTTTTAATTTTGGTCTTTTCATTGCAGGAATTACGTTGTTTTCTGTGATAGAAATATTCAAGCTTGGAATTGAATTGGAAGAAGAACAAAAACTAACTGTTTAATGGGTATTGTTGTAAATCTTGATGTCATGATGGCAAAGAGAAAGATGTCCCTTAATATGCTTTCTGAACTTACGAATATTACGTTGTCGAACCTATCTATTTTGAAGCAGGGTAAAATCAAAGCTGTACGACTAAGTACTCTCGAGGCAGTTTGTAAAGCATTGAATTGTCAACCAGGCGATATTTTAGAATATAGAAATGACATCGAGGACAATTAGATTTTTCCGTATGTACCGTAGTGAAAACCTGGGTATTTATAATTTTTACTGTTTTGCCGAACCTACCTGCTAAGTCCCAGCGACTGTTGCAATTTTTTTACGCCGCCGTTTCTCAGCTTCCTCAGCAGAATCTGTATGTGGGGGCTCGTAGTTAGGTTCCATCAAGATTTCCAATAGCCCAATACCAAAAAAGAATTGACAAAACAAAACGTTCCCATTTTGGGAACATTTTAATGTATTAGTTAAATATGCAAGCGATAGCAATAAAAACGCTAAAAGATATATTGATGCTTATTAATCGTTCTAATATGAATAGTTAAATATTTTTGACCAAAAGCTACTATATTCATTCTTTAGCAATTACAGCTAAAACGTATCGAAAAAAATGGTGAGCGATTATAGATAAGTCAAAATCGAAAACCACATAAAATATTATTTAAACATTGATTTTGCACCGGATCCAAATCAATCTAAATACATTACACCTTCCATAACGATTATAGAAGATCCGCTTATCCAAATTCCATCGTCCACTACTTCTGTTTCAATAACAGAAGGCCTACTAACATGAGCACCTTGTAAGATGCGATAACTTTGGTTTTTTTCCACATAGCCAAGCTTTTCAAGGTAACCGGTTAAAGGACCCGCTGCAGTTCCGGTAGCGGGATCTTCATCGATACCAATACTGGGGTTAAAAAAACGTGTTTCTGCAAGAAATTCACTTTTGCCATGTTCAGTAGTAAAAAGATAGCAACCTTCAAATCCGAATTTAGAGGAAGCTTCTTTCAAAAGACTTTTACGCAATACCGCTTTGCTTAAGAATTCCGAATTCTTTATGGGAACCATCAGGTGTCCCACTTCTGTTTTTACAATATTGATATTCCATTCGTTAAGGGTAAGATCTTCAGTACCTAGTCCAATGGCTTCGGCGATTATGCTGGCAGGTACCGTTACCATGATTTCAGCAGGCCGCTGTTTCATGCCAACGTAAGGAATTCCATCTTTCTCAGTGATCTTAAGGGGAATCTTTTCACCCGCCATTAACACCCAGGCCTGTCCATTTTGTTCGCGGAAAATATCCCATTTTTTTAAGATAGCCAGGCATACTGCACCCAAAAGATTATGTCCAGCTCCGGTAATCTCAAAATTCGCTGGCGTAAATGACCTTACGCTAAACACTTTTTCAGCTGCCGAATAATTTACAAAAGAAGTTTCTGAATATCCAAACTCCCTGGCGATGTCATAATATTGTTCCAATTCCAATTGTTCCTCAGTATAAACTACAGACAATTGATTTCCTTTAAATTTTTGATCCGTAAAAACATCCAGTACATAATAGTCAACTTTCTTTTTCATTGTTTTCATTTTTATGATTTCAAAATTAGCACACAAAACTTTAAGTTTGTTATCGGTTAACTAATGGTTACCGGTTACCTTTTGTTAACTATCAAATATGGAAACACCAATCAAACGGGAAGCGACCTGCGAGCAGGAGCTGGCGGCTATCCGAGATAGTCTGGAAATACTTGGCGGCAAGTGGAAACTACGGATTATGCGGTATCTTAACAATCATATAGATGAAAAAAACACATTTAAGAAGATCCAGCGGGAGGTTGAGGGTATATCTGCAAAAATGCTTTCCAAAGAGTTGCGGGAACTTGAAATAAACCTCCTCGTTACCCGAACGGTTATGGAAACCAGACCTGTTACCGTGAATTATGCAATGACAGAATATGGGCTAAGTGTTTTCCCGGTCACCGAAACATTGGTTGATTGGGGATTAAACCACCGTGAAAAAATAAAGTAGCATTCAAAAGCATTATACCAAAGTCCCAATTCGATATTAAGAAAGGGTTAACGTTTAATACATAACATTGTAAAAAATAATACTGCTCGCGATAGGGTTAATAGATACAGCAGGCAACTGATAAAATCGAATACAAAAGTATTCGGTATAATGACGGGAGGATCATCAAATACCTCAATAATTTGAATAATCCTAAAGCCGTTTATTGCTGCTTTGCCCAGGCTGCTCCGACACAAGTATAGACCAACGATACCTTAGGACAACTTTCTCTTTACCTTTTATTTAGCGATTGTTAACACGCTGACCTAAAGCGACGTAAATCTTTGACCTACCTGATCTACACCAGGACCATAACTCAACCAAAGCAAGTGCGAAGCAGTATGCAAGCAAGTACCCACCAAGCCTGGCCGGAAGGTGGCCCAAACGTGGGGTAAATGTGGCGTAAAGGTGGGCTTTAGAATATTTTTTTTGGGGTTTTTAATCAGATGGATTGATTGGGATACATCTCTTTTGATTATCCTAATATACTAAAATTATGGCTGTTCGGAATGGATTATCAAATTAACGGGCAAACGGAATCTTGTTTTTTTACAAACGTGGAATTAAGCTTTGAAATTATTTAGTAACTATTTCTATCTTACCGCCATTTTTAAATAGAACATGGGAGATGAAATATCCGTTATTTGCTTTTCCGTTAACTTTAATGTTGGTGATCCCCCTTCCCTTCCCAGGTTTAGTTATTGTTAACAATTTACCTGTACTGGTTTTCCATTTTACCTCATCAAAAAGTGGAGCAGTAACCAAATATTCGGCATCTGTTGCGGAGAATGGGTACAAGCCTAAAGAACTGAATACATACCAGGCCGACATTTCACCAGCATCATCCATTCCCGAAAGCGCCAAACCATCGCTCCCTATACCATATAGCTCATTTAAAATCTTATCGATAATTTTCTGTGATTTTTCTGGTTTCCCGATAAACGTATAAGCAAAAGGCGCTTCATGATCGGGCTGATTTCCCTGGCAGTATTGACCAATCATGGTTTCTACATTCCGTGCGATATGTTTTGGGTTCCAGGGCACAGTAAACAAGGAATCCAGCTTGGATTCGAACCCTTTTGCACCACCATAAAGTTCGATTAACCCTTTCATATCGTGCGGCGCATAAAACGAAACCTGCCAGGCATTGGCTTCCCTGTACATATATTCGTAATAAGGGTATTGTGGATTAAAAGGTTTGATCCAATCGCCATTCTCTAATCGCCCCCTCATAAAGCGTGTACCCGGATCGAACATGTTTTTATAGTTTTTCGATCGGGCCATCAGGGTGCGGTAATTGATACTATCACCCAATTTTTTAGCGATCTGGGCCAGCGAATAATCATCGTAAGCATATTCCAGTGTTTTAGAAACGCCTGCCTTGGCTTTGGT from Flavobacterium sp. W4I14 includes these protein-coding regions:
- a CDS encoding L-lactate dehydrogenase (cytochrome) (product_source=KO:K00101; cath_funfam=3.20.20.70; cog=COG1304; ko=KO:K00101; pfam=PF01070; superfamily=51395), yielding MSKKITFPYNPQFPSVADLRKKAKSRIPKFAFDYLEGGCNEGLNLSRNESDFDNIYLKPNYLRVGGDIDMSVELFGRRYSAPFGISPIGLQGLMWPNAPEILAKAAAKADIPYTLSTVSTSSIERIAEVSEGKAWFQLYHPTENSLRDDILNRLKAVECPVLVVLVDVPAFGLRYKEIKSGLSIPPKMSINNILQAFARPLWGIKTLQHGIPSFATLKPYMEKGMDMSQLGQFMNKTFTGKVDIEKVAAIRDLWKGPLVLKGIATDEDMQAAIQIGADGVIVSNHGGRQIDAGESSINSLIKLANNPLYISKLKIMLDGGIRSGVDLARAHAVGSEFNFMGRPFMYGVGALGNEGGDHTINMFKTHLYQIMQQLTIEKITQFPDRLLNP
- a CDS encoding aldose 1-epimerase (product_source=KO:K01785; cath_funfam=2.70.98.10; cleavage_site_network=SignalP-noTM; cog=COG2017; ko=KO:K01785; pfam=PF01263; superfamily=74650; tigrfam=TIGR02636) yields the protein MKKIFLKALPFATLCLAVAFTSCNQKSDKGTQTTEGTDSSKYTTTIDGKSVKLYTLKNKQGASVSITNYGGRVVSLLVPDKNNKLTDVVLGYDSVGSYRKKGEPFFGALIGRYGNRIGKGKFTLEGKEYTLQLNDGVNTLHGGTDGFFSKVWDAKQLDGQKLELSYVSNDGEAGYPGKLDVKVTYTLTDDNALQIDYLATTDKTTVVNLTNHAYFNLNGEGNNTILDHELTIDANAYTPVDSTLIPTGKLTPVAGTAFDFNKAKTIGKSIEENDQQLKFGKGYDHNFVLTHHDGKTAIATVKSPVTGITMEVYTTEPGLQFYSGNFLTGADKDGKGGKSYPHRSAFCLETQHFPDAPNHANFASTVLKPGETYKTSTTYKFLK
- a CDS encoding beta-phosphoglucomutase (product_source=KO:K01838; cath_funfam=1.10.150.240,3.40.50.1000; cog=COG0637; ko=KO:K01838; pfam=PF13419; superfamily=56784; tigrfam=TIGR02009), encoding MHNLNFKPKAFLFDLNGTMINDMEYHTLAWYSIMTEDLGAKLDYENVKKEMYGKNHEVLERVFGKDKFNAEEIERLSIDKEKRYQEGYMPHLALIDGLDRFLERAKEANIPMAIGSAAIPFNIDFVVDGLNIRRYLDAIVSADDVKTSKPDPETFLKAAAALNVAPADCLVFEDAPKGVESALNGGMPCIVLTTTHTIEEFEGYPNILGYITDYNDAKLNTLF
- a CDS encoding 8-oxo-dGTP diphosphatase (product_source=KO:K03574; cath_funfam=1.10.10.10,3.90.79.10; cog=COG1051; ko=KO:K03574; pfam=PF00293; superfamily=46785,55811), translating into MGKYLNQKPVLVAVDCIIFGYDGDQLKLLVIKRAIEPVKDKWSLMGGFIGEHEDLDGAAKRILLELTGLHDVYLEQLHAYGSPDRDPIERTVSVVYFALIDINKYSKQINDQYHAEWFKLKEVPELIFDHDMMVKAAMDKIRYQAALHPILFELLPKRFTIPQLQALYEQVYDSPIDNRNFIRKITASGLLIKQADKDKSSSRRGAFYFKLDKNKHKAQFQSFLNFIPKASE
- a CDS encoding transposase (product_source=COG3464; cath_funfam=3.20.20.70; cog=COG3464; pfam=PF01610; superfamily=48371), producing the protein MFGCLVWNGMEWILFAKSPLSHIFDKTTEKVFGLAKLAKWHEKVRQSAFKAFNTIARSIQNHYPTILNYFDNRSTNASAESFNAKIKAFRSQFRGVKCIKFLLYRLTQLYA
- a CDS encoding hypothetical protein (product_source=Hypo-rule applied; superfamily=64438; transmembrane_helix_parts=Inside_1_6,TMhelix_7_24,Outside_25_84,TMhelix_85_107,Inside_108_179), coding for MLSKQTSKLSVISLCLILGILAFFNSCKKNPKPEDPIASAKDWYLNDNVNGNTILQSSKGTRQVIKQDVDWSTARTFKLDDGSDVVSVPVKMVLGEGALGGSYMLLIDKFKSNYRVQVAFSPEKEYFNDRISDNGMIAVYKQTTNNNLMYVPRKNNKDKLMAITCTSWYLTTTYYDYNG
- a CDS encoding hypothetical protein (product_source=Hypo-rule applied; pfam=PF10263; superfamily=55486), producing the protein MREIIDSVTNPCIKTQVALAGSAQTTIRNIMREVFGGPSEVESLNLTFKDVTNLPNTTSGDAKRWSATNNDFEIRLNQNTLKVSSKEYILSTVYHEILHAYMFSKLTPGPDGRYNITSQHEDMANKYVILMTGALKIAFPNISDQEAWGLSWGGLEDTNLYTTKLTQAQRDAISETNRRHTHETATDKQGTYCN
- a CDS encoding hypothetical protein (product_source=Hypo-rule applied), giving the protein MKYLLFIFIMLLSSITFGQKTPKLPMFISSCVVKGTKGDAYENTKKNFAHFFAIALSFDAAGKIDTLYYSSKLNPETKKIYALDSSLLKRIKTYNLNFKEYTSKLVLFSYYCYNSTDDSVDYENGFLNSVGNLIPEAVYEKPLIVLKPIVDTSLPSAHGKIK
- a CDS encoding hypothetical protein (product_source=Hypo-rule applied; cath_funfam=1.10.287.90; pfam=PF11188; superfamily=81464; transmembrane_helix_parts=Inside_1_16,TMhelix_17_39,Outside_40_88,TMhelix_89_108,Inside_109_127,TMhelix_128_150,Outside_151_164,TMhelix_165_187,Inside_188_204) → MTTSKSILKRISQAVNVIWYLEIIAGIIFIAAFLASANIRKQFMLMLPVDFAQLNLRKIESLNRNFENARLDGYSGTLVFHIESNWKNIAGMTGVYILLIGILIFITYHVRQIFKNFENNLHFINNNIIHLRLIAGIITIMPIVQIVLMLVANHVIEDNLKLVPFLNLSTSFNFGLFIAGITLFSVIEIFKLGIELEEEQKLTV